One genomic region from Pyxicephalus adspersus chromosome 1, UCB_Pads_2.0, whole genome shotgun sequence encodes:
- the SHISA2 gene encoding protein shisa-2 homolog — MWVEGSPLALLVAASFLMAVLAAARGSGEYCHGWTDAQDVWREGFQCPERFDGEDATICCGTCVLRYCCSSAEARLDQGVCNNDRQQGAPDNGRSDKENPDSAAVPIYVPFLIVGSVFVAFIILGSLVAVCCCRCLRPKQEPQQSRAPGGNRLMETIPMISSASTSRGSSSRQSSTATSSSSSANSGARAPPTRSQTNCCLPEGAMNNVYVNMPTNYSVLNCQQATQLVPHQGQYLHPQFVGYAVPHDSVPMTPVPPFMDALQGGYRPMQSPYPPHTNPEQMMYPAVTV, encoded by the exons ATGTGGGTAGAGGGCTCCCCCTTGGCATTGCTGGTGGCAGCTTCTTTCCTGATGGCGGTGCTGGCAGCTGCCCGGGGGAGTGGGGAATACTGCCACGGCTGGACGGACGCTCAGGATGTATGGAGGGAAGGCTTCCAGTGCCCGGAGAGGTTCGATGGAGAGGATGCCACCATCTGCTGTGGGACCTGCGTGCTGCGCTACTGCTGCTCCAGCGCCGAAGCCCGGCTGGATCAGGGTGTATGTAACAACGACAGGCAGCAGGGGGCGCCAGATAACGGCAGGTCGGACAAGGAGAACCCGGACTCGGCAGCAG tgCCCATCTATGTACCATTTCTAATAGTTGGATCCGTCTTTGTTGCCTTCATCATTTTGGGGTCTTTAGTAGCAGTGTGTTGTTGCCGTTGTCTGCGTCCGAAACAGGAGCCCCAGCAGAGCCGAGCGCCAGGTGGGAACCGGCTCATGGAGACCATCCCGATGATATCAAGTGCCAGCACTTCACGTGGTTCCTCATCCCGCCAGTCCAGCACAGCCACCAGCTCCAGCTCCAGTGCCAACTCTGGTGCCAGGGCACCTCCTACTAGATCTCAAACTAACTGCTGCTTGCCAGAAGGAGCCATGAATAACGTCTATGTAAATATGCCAACCAACTACTCAGTGTTGAACTGTCAGCAAGCCACACAGCTTGTTCCTCACCAAGGACAATATCTTCACCCTCAGTTTGTTGGCTATGCTGTACCTCATGACTCTGTCCCAATGACTCCCGTCCCACCTTTTATGGATGCACTCCAAGGTGGCTACAGACCAATGCAGTCACCATATCCTCCTCACACCAATCCAGAACAGATGATGTATCCAGCAGTGACtgtttaa